A part of Brassica rapa cultivar Chiifu-401-42 chromosome A05, CAAS_Brap_v3.01, whole genome shotgun sequence genomic DNA contains:
- the LOC117134186 gene encoding uncharacterized protein LOC117134186, translated as MVSVKKIPRRSNRTTTSSSRNAPIASPASSGPDLQAMRASTGVVPTDSIHSPFFMHTSDHPGLQLISLKLDGSNFDDWEAALKIALDAKNKIGFIDGSLPRPPESDLNFRIWSRCNSLVKSWILNSVSTQIYRSILRLNDATDIWRDLHSRFHMTNLPRTYNLTQEIQDLRQGSLTLSDYFTKLKTLWSNLENCEEADDPCTCGKAQRLQQKAERAKIVKFLAGLNESYAVIRRQIIMKKTLPSLTEVYNILDQDDSQKSFATAISPAAFQVS; from the coding sequence ATGGTGTCAGTGAAGAAGATTCCTCGTCGATCGAACCGTACCACAACTTCATCGTCTCGGAATGCTCCGATCGCTTCTCCGGCGTCTTCTGGTCCGGATCTTCAGGCTATGCGAGCTTCCACAGGTGTTGTTCCCACGGATTCGATTCACTCACCGTTCTTTATGCATACTTCCGATCATCCAGGTTTACAGCTCATTTCTCTCAAACTTGATGGCTCTAACTTTGATGATTGGGAAGCTGCTTTGAAGATAGCTCTAGATGCGAAGAATAAAATTGGTTTTATCGATGGATCGTTACCTCGTCCTCCGGAATCCGATTTAAACTTTCGCATATGGTCTAGATGCAATAGCCTTGTTAAGTCATGGATTCTTAACTCGGTTTCGACTCAGATCTATCGTAGTATCCTTCGACTGAATGATGCTACTGATATCTGGCGTGATTTACACAGTAGGTTTCATATGACAAATCTGCCTAGAACTTACAACCTTACGCAGGAGATTCAGGATTTACGTCAGGGTTCTTTGACTCTCTCGGATTATTTCACCAAACTCAAGACGCTGTGGAGTAATCTGGAGAACTGTGAAGAAGCTGATGATCCTTGTACCTGTGGTAAAGCACAAAGACTTCAGCAGAAAGCGGAGCGTGCTAAGATTGTGAAGTTTTTGGCAGGGTTGAATGAATCTTATGCTGTGATCAGACGTCAAATCATTATGAAGAAGACGCTTCCTTCTCTTACTGAAGTTTATAACATTTTGGACCAGGATGACAGTCAGAAGAGTTTTGCTACTGCTATCTCTCCGGCTGCTTTTCAGGTATCTTAG
- the LOC103868034 gene encoding LOW QUALITY PROTEIN: glutathione S-transferase U1 (The sequence of the model RefSeq protein was modified relative to this genomic sequence to represent the inferred CDS: inserted 2 bases in 2 codons): MTENEGKVKLLGCWASPFSRRVEMALKRKGIPYEYLEEALPNKSPLLLELNPXHKKVPVLVHNDKILPESHLILKYIDETWSNNPILPQDPYEKAMARFWAKFIDEQILTVGFRSLVKAEKGREVXIEEAREKFAFLEKEVTGKDFFGGKTIGFVDMVAGSIIPFCLARLWEGMRIDVIPEDEFPELNRWIKNLKDIESVRECIPHREKQIEHMMKVSERYKLA, from the exons ATGACAGAGAATGAGGGAAAAGTAAAGCTTCTAGGGTGTTGGGCAAGCCCTTTCAGTCGTAGGGTCGAGATGGCTCTCAAACGCAAAGGCATACCATACGAATACTTGGAGGAAGCCTTGCCCAACAAGAGCCCTTTGCTTCTTGAGCTTAACC TTCACAAGAAGGTTCCCGTTCTTGTACACAACGATAAAATATTACCCGAGTCACATCTAATCCTCAAGTACATCGACGAAACATGGAGTAACAATCCAATTCTACCTCAAGATCCCTACGAGAAAGCCATGGCTCGATTCTGGGCAAAATTCATCGACGAGCAG ATTCTTACTGTAGGATTCAGGTCTCTAGTAAAAGCAGAGAAGGGGAGAGAGG GTATTGAAGAAGCTCGAGAAAAGTTTGCGTTTCTTGAGAAGGAAGTCACTGGAAAAGATTTCTTCGGTGGCAAGACAATCGGATTTGTGGACATGGTCGCAGGAAGTATAATCCCGTTTTGTTTGGCTCGTCTTTGGGAAGGTATGAGAATAGATGTGATTCCAGAGGACGAGTTTCCAGAGCTAAACAGATGGATCAAAAATCTGAAAGATATTGAGAGCGTGAGGGAATGTATACCTCATAGAGAGAAACAAATTGAGCACATGATGAAAGTTTCAGAGCGATACAAATTGGCCTAG